A stretch of bacterium DNA encodes these proteins:
- a CDS encoding tetratricopeptide repeat protein: MSRRVKLRKILLLTLAGLIAVAPLHAGVIGGKLATDNPRAIALYQEGLKLAGEDNFSEAVDKLKQAIDADSNFVQAHLRYMDAFKGVGRGDEVTDMYRNKVDQNPNSAVYHYLYGRSLTDLAAKRGEFIKAQNCDSTFYWAPYGIGGTYFLEGRLDESVIYLNRALGMNPDMIEAVKLLGEVYMAKDMYLQARDQFQAAINMDSSDLTSYLKLGQTLSRMERFGEAEKVFLKAAEVQPNEPQPWYLLGLLYELQADTAKAVTAYRKFIQIKPDADMAPLVKKNIEGLTGQKENQ, from the coding sequence ATGTCAAGGCGAGTGAAACTGAGGAAAATATTGCTGTTGACGCTGGCCGGCCTGATAGCGGTTGCACCGTTGCACGCCGGTGTGATAGGAGGCAAGCTTGCCACCGACAACCCGCGGGCCATCGCCCTGTACCAGGAGGGCCTCAAGCTGGCCGGCGAGGACAATTTCAGCGAGGCGGTGGACAAGCTGAAACAGGCCATCGATGCCGACTCGAACTTCGTCCAGGCGCACCTGCGCTACATGGATGCGTTCAAGGGTGTGGGCCGCGGGGATGAGGTGACCGACATGTACCGCAACAAGGTGGATCAGAACCCGAACAGCGCGGTGTACCACTATCTTTACGGCCGCTCGCTGACCGACCTGGCCGCCAAGCGCGGAGAGTTCATCAAGGCACAGAACTGCGACAGCACTTTCTACTGGGCGCCCTACGGCATCGGTGGGACCTATTTCCTGGAGGGCCGTCTGGACGAGTCGGTGATCTACCTCAACCGGGCCCTGGGCATGAACCCGGACATGATCGAGGCGGTCAAGCTGCTGGGCGAGGTCTACATGGCCAAGGACATGTACCTGCAGGCCCGCGACCAGTTCCAGGCCGCGATAAACATGGACTCCTCCGACCTCACCAGCTACCTGAAACTGGGTCAGACCCTGAGCCGGATGGAACGCTTCGGGGAAGCGGAGAAAGTATTCCTGAAGGCGGCCGAAGTACAGCCCAACGAGCCGCAACCGTGGTATTTGCTGGGACTGCTCTACGAGCTGCAAGCCGACACGGCCAAGGCGGTGACAGCCTACCGCAAGTTCATCCAGATCAAACCGGATGCCGACATGGCGCCGCTGGTGAAAAAGAACATCGAGGGGCTTACCGGTCAGAAAGAGAATCAATAG
- the mnmE gene encoding tRNA uridine-5-carboxymethylaminomethyl(34) synthesis GTPase MnmE, which translates to MSEPGEGGPAEGSDTIAALATTPGLGAVAVVRLSGPRAWEIGRSLAKNGERFDCLAARITRVLSLVDPRTGNPLDRALIVKYRAPESFTGEDVVEFQTHGGYTVPVAVLDAAKSAGARQARAGEFTRRAFLNGKLDLAAAEALDLIIQSRSTAGSRLGLAGLEGGLGREVGALRLELLELKALLEYEIDFPEEEPPADPQAELSARLERVTLSLRRLLAGAERNLILARGAMIVIAGAPNSGKSSLFNCLAGQERSIVTAAAGTTRDAVETEVQLEGVSLRLVDTAGLRHGRSKAERLGVEFSRRYLERADLVLFLHPADGAANPAEQEFLAGRPAGGVLRLLSKADLLPAGETAPEGYLPVSVKTGRGLEALKQALLERFIPGGAQSIDLSGPQVASRRQKGLLEAALAELSRIDRRHPPEVIAASLEEACTHLGELTGVIGGEEVLDAIFSRFCVGK; encoded by the coding sequence TTGAGCGAGCCGGGAGAGGGAGGCCCTGCTGAGGGGAGCGACACGATCGCGGCCCTGGCCACAACCCCCGGCCTGGGGGCGGTGGCGGTGGTGCGTCTGAGCGGTCCGCGGGCCTGGGAGATCGGTCGGAGCCTGGCAAAAAACGGCGAAAGGTTCGATTGCCTCGCCGCGCGCATTACGCGCGTTTTGAGCCTTGTTGACCCCCGAACAGGCAATCCCCTTGACCGCGCCCTGATCGTCAAATACAGAGCGCCGGAAAGCTTCACAGGAGAGGATGTGGTTGAATTTCAGACCCACGGCGGATATACGGTGCCGGTGGCAGTGCTCGACGCGGCAAAATCCGCCGGAGCACGCCAGGCGCGGGCCGGGGAATTTACCCGCCGCGCCTTCCTCAACGGTAAGCTCGACCTGGCCGCGGCAGAAGCCCTGGACCTTATAATCCAGTCGCGCTCGACTGCCGGGAGCCGTTTGGGCCTGGCTGGGCTGGAGGGTGGTCTGGGACGCGAGGTGGGCGCTCTGCGCCTGGAGCTGCTGGAACTGAAAGCCCTACTGGAATACGAGATCGATTTCCCGGAGGAGGAGCCGCCGGCCGACCCCCAGGCCGAGCTGAGCGCGCGCCTGGAACGGGTGACCCTCTCGTTGCGTCGTCTTCTGGCCGGGGCCGAGCGGAACCTCATTCTGGCCCGCGGGGCGATGATCGTGATCGCCGGGGCGCCCAACTCGGGCAAAAGCTCGCTCTTTAACTGCCTGGCCGGGCAGGAGCGCTCTATAGTGACCGCCGCGGCCGGAACCACCCGGGACGCGGTGGAGACCGAGGTTCAGCTGGAGGGCGTGTCCCTGCGCCTGGTGGACACCGCGGGGCTTCGTCACGGGCGGAGCAAGGCGGAGCGCTTGGGGGTGGAGTTCAGCCGTCGTTACCTGGAGCGGGCGGACCTGGTCCTGTTCCTGCACCCGGCGGATGGCGCGGCCAACCCGGCTGAGCAAGAGTTCCTGGCGGGCCGTCCGGCAGGCGGAGTGCTGCGCCTTCTGAGCAAGGCCGACCTTCTGCCCGCGGGCGAGACCGCCCCCGAGGGCTATCTCCCGGTTTCGGTAAAAACCGGCCGGGGGCTGGAGGCCCTGAAACAGGCGCTCCTGGAGCGGTTCATTCCCGGCGGCGCGCAGTCAATCGATCTTTCGGGCCCGCAGGTGGCCAGCCGGCGTCAAAAAGGCCTGCTGGAGGCGGCCCTGGCCGAGCTGAGCCGGATCGACCGTCGCCACCCGCCCGAGGTTATCGCCGCCTCGCTGGAGGAGGCCTGCACGCACCTGGGCGAGCTGACCGGTGTGATCGGGGGAGAGGAAGTGCTGGACGCAATTTTCAGCCGTTTCTGCGTGGGGAAGTGA
- a CDS encoding 7-carboxy-7-deazaguanine synthase QueE codes for MLEVCEIFRSISGEADWQGYVCTFIRFSGCDVDCAWCDTVYAREEKGKPCSVEELVSICHANRSERVILTGGEPLLQAELPQLCLELLKNEFRVQLETSGTRLVNEVPKEVQKVIDIKPPSARAKRGFHWGNLDLLEPQDEIKIVLAERADYDWALRIMQKTGLERNPRVLLSPVAGSLEPAVLAEWMIQDNLICKLQVQLHRIIWPEVERGK; via the coding sequence ATGCTCGAGGTCTGTGAGATTTTTAGAAGTATCTCCGGTGAGGCCGACTGGCAGGGTTATGTCTGCACCTTCATCCGTTTCAGCGGCTGCGATGTGGACTGCGCATGGTGCGACACAGTGTACGCCCGTGAGGAAAAGGGCAAGCCTTGCAGCGTGGAGGAACTGGTCTCGATCTGCCACGCCAACCGTTCGGAGCGGGTCATCCTCACCGGCGGAGAACCGCTTCTGCAAGCCGAATTGCCTCAACTTTGCCTTGAGCTGCTAAAGAATGAATTCCGCGTTCAGCTCGAAACCAGCGGGACCCGCCTGGTGAATGAGGTGCCGAAAGAGGTGCAGAAAGTCATCGATATCAAGCCTCCCAGCGCGAGGGCCAAAAGGGGATTCCATTGGGGTAACCTCGACCTGCTGGAGCCGCAGGATGAAATAAAGATTGTCCTGGCCGAGCGAGCGGATTACGACTGGGCCCTGCGGATAATGCAGAAAACAGGACTGGAAAGGAACCCGCGGGTGTTGCTGTCGCCGGTGGCCGGCAGTCTCGAGCCGGCGGTCCTGGCGGAATGGATGATCCAGGACAACCTGATCTGCAAGCTGCAGGTGCAGTTGCACCGGATAATCTGGCCGGAGGTTGAAAGGGGCAAGTAG
- the mnmG gene encoding tRNA uridine-5-carboxymethylaminomethyl(34) synthesis enzyme MnmG codes for MKHSATDFEVIVIGGGHSGAEAAWASAALGARTLLVSSNLDSLGQMSCNPSIGGVAKGQLVREIDAMGGLMSRAADRASIHFRMLNMSKGPAVQSPRCQADRSLYSRSLRSLLESAQSLTLFQSMVTGILVSDKCAVGVETAEGNRFIAGSVVLAGGTFLNGLIRVGDRAWPAGRAGDPASTALAGNLRELGLPVMRFKTGTPPRIDGRTVDYAALTEQPGDSERFLFSFFHDCPPLPQRSCWHARTSARTREIALANLKRSSLYGGYIQGRGPRYCPSIEDKFVKFPEREVQHLFLEPEGLDTWEIYLNGFSNSLPPEVQLEMLHSVPGLEQAVMVKPAYAIEYDCYDPRELDFSLQSSHIAGLFLAGQVNGTSGYEEAAGQGLAAGVNAAHLALGREPVTFSRAESYLGVMIDDIVSCGVDEPYRLFSSRAEFRLSLRQDNADLRLSPLAHKLGLLDGPSYAKVLRKKELSEAVQQELGSTFLSPEKANPYLESIGETPVSSGIGLNKIIKRPTASLAGLLTYLGREVTAAEQEVLPQVEMELKYSGFMQRERGRVQQMERMEGVRIPSGLDYSSLTGLSREGRDKLCARCPATLGQAQRIPGISPSDISLLMVALSRARSGNSDSDSSETEGP; via the coding sequence GTGAAACACTCAGCTACTGATTTTGAGGTCATAGTGATCGGCGGGGGGCATTCCGGGGCGGAGGCGGCCTGGGCCAGTGCGGCCCTGGGAGCACGCACCCTGCTGGTCTCCTCCAATCTCGACAGCCTCGGCCAAATGTCCTGCAACCCCTCAATCGGCGGGGTGGCCAAGGGCCAGCTCGTACGCGAGATAGATGCAATGGGCGGCCTGATGTCCCGCGCCGCCGACCGCGCCTCTATTCATTTCCGCATGCTCAATATGAGTAAAGGCCCGGCCGTGCAGTCCCCGCGCTGCCAGGCCGACCGCAGCCTCTATAGCCGCAGCCTGCGCAGCTTACTGGAGTCCGCCCAGTCACTGACCCTTTTTCAATCCATGGTCACCGGAATTCTGGTCAGTGATAAGTGTGCCGTGGGGGTCGAGACTGCCGAGGGGAACCGTTTCATCGCCGGATCTGTGGTGCTTGCCGGCGGGACTTTCCTCAACGGCCTGATCCGGGTGGGGGACAGGGCCTGGCCCGCGGGACGGGCCGGGGATCCGGCCTCGACCGCCCTGGCCGGGAACCTGCGCGAGCTGGGACTGCCTGTCATGCGTTTCAAGACCGGCACCCCGCCGCGTATTGACGGCCGTACGGTGGACTATGCGGCCCTCACCGAACAGCCCGGAGACAGCGAGCGCTTTCTGTTCTCGTTCTTCCACGACTGCCCGCCCCTTCCGCAACGCAGTTGCTGGCATGCCCGCACCAGCGCGCGCACGCGCGAGATCGCCCTTGCGAACCTCAAGCGCTCCTCCCTCTACGGCGGCTATATCCAGGGACGCGGTCCGCGCTACTGCCCCTCCATCGAGGACAAGTTCGTCAAATTCCCGGAGCGCGAGGTGCAGCACCTGTTCCTGGAGCCCGAGGGCCTGGACACCTGGGAGATCTATCTCAACGGTTTCTCCAACAGCCTTCCCCCCGAGGTCCAGCTCGAGATGCTGCACAGCGTGCCCGGACTGGAACAGGCGGTGATGGTCAAGCCCGCCTACGCCATCGAGTACGACTGCTACGACCCGCGTGAGCTGGATTTCAGCTTGCAATCCAGTCATATCGCCGGTCTGTTCCTGGCCGGTCAGGTCAACGGCACCTCGGGCTATGAGGAGGCCGCCGGTCAGGGCCTGGCCGCTGGTGTCAACGCCGCGCACCTGGCCCTGGGACGCGAGCCGGTGACGTTTTCCCGTGCCGAAAGCTACCTGGGCGTTATGATCGACGATATCGTCAGCTGCGGGGTGGATGAGCCCTACCGCCTGTTCAGCTCCCGCGCCGAGTTCCGTCTCTCCCTGCGCCAGGACAACGCCGACCTGAGGCTGTCGCCCCTGGCCCACAAGCTTGGCCTTCTGGATGGTCCGAGCTATGCCAAAGTCCTGCGCAAGAAAGAGCTTTCCGAAGCGGTGCAACAGGAGCTTGGCTCTACTTTCCTCTCTCCCGAAAAGGCCAACCCTTATCTTGAGAGTATCGGCGAGACTCCGGTCAGCTCCGGTATCGGCCTGAACAAGATTATCAAGCGGCCCACGGCGAGCCTGGCCGGTCTTCTGACCTACCTGGGACGGGAGGTCACGGCTGCGGAGCAGGAGGTGCTGCCCCAGGTTGAGATGGAGCTTAAATATTCCGGTTTCATGCAGCGTGAGCGGGGTCGGGTGCAGCAGATGGAGCGTATGGAAGGTGTGCGGATTCCGTCAGGCCTGGATTATTCCTCTCTTACCGGGCTGTCGCGCGAGGGCCGCGACAAGCTTTGTGCCCGCTGTCCCGCGACCCTGGGCCAGGCCCAGCGCATTCCAGGGATCAGCCCCAGTGACATCAGCCTTCTGATGGTGGCCCTGAGCCGGGCGCGCAGTGGGAACTCCGATTCCGATTCTTCTGAGACTGAAGGGCCTTAA
- a CDS encoding SPOR domain-containing protein — translation MKREWRDIERNLKALTMIAALASIVLAQGCAQLKMLKSMKGKTKAESGPLVSQDKGSAMDSLARAAVPVDTLVLGLSKAKSQTADGKYYNLRDEAAVEEKSLPAVTGFRVQIASSENRKELDRLVTRVEREFETKSHIDQFGGRWCLRIGDCRKRDAAELLRERAVEFGFKYAWVVQVDLPPGLE, via the coding sequence ATGAAACGGGAGTGGAGAGATATCGAAAGAAATTTAAAAGCCTTGACCATGATTGCAGCCCTGGCGAGTATCGTTCTGGCGCAGGGCTGTGCGCAGTTGAAGATGCTAAAAAGCATGAAAGGGAAAACCAAGGCCGAATCCGGCCCGCTCGTAAGCCAGGACAAAGGAAGCGCCATGGATTCCCTGGCCCGGGCGGCTGTACCTGTGGACACACTTGTATTAGGGCTCAGCAAGGCTAAATCGCAAACGGCGGACGGAAAATACTACAATCTGCGGGATGAAGCGGCGGTGGAGGAGAAAAGCCTTCCCGCGGTAACCGGTTTCCGGGTACAGATCGCCTCCTCGGAGAACCGGAAAGAGCTCGACCGGCTGGTCACACGGGTGGAGCGGGAATTCGAGACCAAGAGCCACATCGACCAGTTTGGCGGCCGGTGGTGCCTGCGGATCGGCGACTGCAGGAAACGTGATGCAGCCGAGCTTTTGCGCGAACGAGCCGTGGAGTTCGGATTCAAATACGCCTGGGTCGTGCAGGTCGATCTGCCGCCCGGACTGGAATAA
- a CDS encoding YdcF family protein, whose translation MCRVLKIGCLVVTGTLLLAFLTVLLAWRPILRATGEYLVFSDSLRKADAIVAVSGEESRRLTAIELYGRGYAPRIIFNVSDTTYYFGQPIDPVESVRQDAARHGVPDSAILINRDIGSTWEDARATRKTVLSQGLHSLIVVSSPFNMRRAALTYRKVFETDSLRITFISVPLETEKLSLELWWTRERELILVNNEYVKLILYYFKYFRAH comes from the coding sequence ATGTGCCGGGTCCTGAAAATTGGCTGTCTGGTTGTCACCGGGACGCTGCTGCTTGCGTTTCTGACAGTACTGTTAGCCTGGCGGCCGATTCTCCGGGCGACCGGAGAGTACCTGGTTTTCAGCGACTCCCTGCGAAAGGCGGATGCGATTGTGGCGGTCAGCGGCGAGGAGAGCCGCCGCCTGACCGCCATCGAGCTGTACGGCCGGGGCTATGCCCCGCGGATTATTTTCAATGTCAGCGACACGACTTATTATTTCGGGCAGCCGATCGACCCGGTAGAGAGCGTACGCCAGGATGCAGCCCGTCACGGGGTGCCGGATTCGGCTATCCTGATCAACCGGGACATCGGCTCCACCTGGGAGGATGCCAGAGCCACGCGGAAAACTGTATTGAGCCAGGGCCTGCACTCTTTGATCGTGGTCTCCAGCCCGTTCAACATGCGGCGGGCGGCGCTAACTTACAGGAAGGTTTTCGAGACGGACAGCTTGCGGATCACTTTCATCAGCGTGCCGCTGGAGACAGAAAAGCTTTCCCTCGAACTCTGGTGGACCCGGGAGCGGGAGCTGATCCTGGTCAACAACGAGTACGTAAAGTTGATACTCTACTATTTCAAGTATTTCCGGGCGCACTGA
- a CDS encoding ATPase, protein MALLADFGTSWTKLYDTESGAASLQRTKDLPPALRADLATGHNTRERAARAVNELIALGAGALELVAETDFTVLDIGSRDVKYLRVSGRRVDEMNWSVKCGALTGFTLELLLSYFSLDPAAIPAGGRALGITCGVLGMEQIFESIAAGESPARAVADFTRGLALNAWNFIGAPRRFYLSGGMCDNPLFLGSFPDGVEVLPLGRYVLIEGLRKEYDNGGSKA, encoded by the coding sequence ATGGCTCTTCTGGCCGATTTCGGCACCTCCTGGACCAAGCTGTACGACACGGAAAGCGGCGCGGCCTCGCTCCAGCGGACCAAGGACCTTCCGCCGGCCCTGCGCGCCGACCTGGCCACCGGCCACAACACGCGCGAGCGGGCAGCCAGGGCGGTCAACGAGTTGATCGCCCTGGGGGCCGGGGCGCTCGAGCTGGTGGCGGAGACGGATTTCACGGTGCTGGATATCGGCAGCCGGGATGTGAAATACCTGCGTGTGAGCGGCCGCCGGGTGGATGAGATGAACTGGTCGGTCAAATGCGGCGCCCTGACCGGGTTCACCCTGGAGTTGCTGTTGAGCTACTTTTCGCTCGATCCGGCTGCCATACCCGCAGGGGGACGCGCCCTGGGGATCACCTGCGGGGTGCTGGGCATGGAGCAAATCTTCGAGTCCATCGCGGCCGGGGAAAGCCCCGCGCGCGCGGTGGCCGATTTCACCCGCGGCCTGGCGCTCAACGCCTGGAATTTCATCGGTGCGCCGCGGCGGTTTTACCTCTCGGGCGGCATGTGCGACAACCCCCTGTTCCTGGGCTCGTTCCCGGATGGGGTTGAGGTGCTGCCGCTGGGACGGTACGTGCTGATCGAGGGATTGAGAAAGGAGTATGATAATGGCGGAAGCAAAGCCTGA
- the amrS gene encoding AmmeMemoRadiSam system radical SAM enzyme: MKEALYYSALDNEDVQCELCPHNCRIAPGKRGVCAVRANVEGKLYSLSWGNLAAAHLDPMEKKPLYHFYPGSRAFSVATEGCNLSCPFCQNSDLSVGCREKTVISGQKREPKQVVEMALDAGASTLCFTYSEPTVFYEYMLEMARIAKERGLKTAIVSNGYINPKPLEQLIPWLDAANIDLKAFSLDTYRKVLKGSLQQVQDNILALWEERVWLEVTTLVVPDLNDSPEELELIARFLEQTDPDIPWHVSRFHPAWRMSQGPPTPVQSIETALHIGRQAGLRYVYPGNLRTSEEDSTQCPHCGERVITRDGFFVTEYKLRPGGICPSCGVRLGGRFE; encoded by the coding sequence ATGAAAGAGGCCCTTTATTACAGCGCTTTGGACAATGAAGACGTACAATGCGAACTTTGCCCGCATAACTGCCGTATAGCGCCAGGAAAACGCGGCGTGTGCGCTGTGCGGGCAAATGTCGAAGGTAAGCTTTACAGCCTGAGCTGGGGAAACCTCGCCGCCGCCCACCTCGACCCGATGGAGAAAAAGCCGCTCTACCATTTCTACCCTGGATCGAGAGCTTTCTCAGTGGCCACCGAGGGCTGCAACCTTTCCTGCCCGTTCTGCCAGAACTCAGACCTGTCTGTCGGCTGCCGTGAAAAAACAGTAATAAGCGGACAAAAGAGGGAACCGAAGCAAGTGGTAGAAATGGCTCTGGACGCAGGGGCCAGTACACTCTGTTTCACCTATTCCGAACCGACAGTATTCTACGAGTACATGTTGGAGATGGCACGGATCGCCAAGGAAAGGGGATTGAAAACGGCCATAGTCTCCAACGGCTACATCAACCCGAAACCCCTCGAGCAATTGATCCCCTGGCTCGATGCGGCCAATATCGACCTGAAAGCCTTTTCCCTGGACACATACCGCAAGGTGCTTAAAGGCTCGCTGCAGCAGGTGCAAGACAATATCCTGGCCCTTTGGGAAGAAAGAGTCTGGCTGGAGGTGACCACCTTGGTGGTCCCGGACCTGAACGACAGCCCGGAGGAACTCGAGCTTATCGCCCGCTTCCTGGAGCAAACCGACCCGGACATTCCCTGGCATGTCAGCCGGTTCCACCCGGCCTGGCGTATGAGCCAGGGTCCCCCTACCCCGGTTCAGTCCATAGAGACGGCTTTGCATATCGGACGGCAAGCCGGGTTGCGCTATGTCTACCCCGGGAACCTGCGGACTTCCGAAGAAGACAGTACGCAGTGCCCGCATTGTGGAGAAAGAGTGATCACCCGCGATGGCTTCTTTGTCACCGAATACAAACTTCGGCCGGGAGGAATCTGCCCGAGCTGTGGCGTGCGGCTTGGCGGCCGCTTTGAATGA
- a CDS encoding DUF4091 domain-containing protein yields MKSHLPLILLCALIATSGCKLKVDIKGDSENKPEMQAWPVPIETRIYSGAFTRNPEEKALRVSGLAGEFVSAQVAVRCDEKLKNLRAELRGLKSESGATLDDSAVRVRYGAYLKVDETMNLTEDPLLEVDSVEAPAGRAQAVWVTVAVPREAAPGVYSSVLRVLADDQRPVTFDFSLEVLPVKLPAPSDWTFYLNIWQDPSGVARAHGVKVWSEEHWALLARYAENLAAHGLKSIMTSVVYDPWKSQSGYPFDTMVEWKYPGEWTGAASDKFEWDFSIFDRYVQLMMDAGIKEKIDMYALVMGPGSTQDANIRYLDTTSGQYRTAELKVGEPRWAEAWKAFLPALRTHLKEKGWFEIAELGFDEKTPEVMKVIFDFLLANAKDFRVALSGGFPGDERKWGDEIVFHITEILDPQRWKEIKPLVEKMHADPKRYVTLYTACNPYYPNTFIYSSLRESRLMAWLAWSWGFDGYTRWAVNAFPENVWEQPNYKWHSGDMYFVYPGPDGPLDSMRWELLRQGIQDYEALHIAWKAAEKAGRADLLDNLRRAVEEGSMLDACHVMPPIAEAREAVNEVLRQLGPALE; encoded by the coding sequence GCGCTCTGATCGCAACGAGCGGCTGCAAACTGAAAGTGGATATCAAAGGGGATTCCGAAAACAAGCCCGAGATGCAGGCCTGGCCCGTGCCCATCGAGACCCGGATTTACTCCGGCGCTTTCACCCGCAATCCGGAGGAGAAGGCCCTGAGAGTCAGCGGCCTGGCCGGAGAGTTCGTCTCGGCCCAGGTGGCGGTGCGCTGCGACGAGAAGCTGAAGAACCTGCGCGCCGAGCTGCGGGGCCTGAAGAGCGAAAGCGGAGCCACTCTCGACGATTCGGCCGTTAGGGTGCGCTACGGGGCCTACCTAAAGGTGGACGAGACGATGAACCTGACCGAGGACCCGCTTCTGGAGGTGGATTCGGTGGAGGCGCCGGCCGGACGGGCCCAGGCGGTCTGGGTCACCGTGGCAGTGCCGCGCGAGGCCGCTCCGGGTGTCTATTCCTCGGTCCTGCGGGTCCTGGCGGATGACCAGCGCCCGGTGACGTTCGATTTCAGCCTGGAGGTGCTGCCGGTGAAGCTGCCCGCCCCTTCGGACTGGACTTTCTACCTCAATATCTGGCAGGACCCCAGCGGCGTGGCCCGCGCCCACGGGGTGAAAGTCTGGAGCGAGGAGCACTGGGCGCTTCTTGCCAGGTACGCCGAGAACCTGGCCGCCCACGGCCTCAAGTCGATCATGACCAGTGTGGTCTACGACCCTTGGAAAAGCCAGTCCGGATACCCGTTTGACACCATGGTCGAATGGAAATACCCCGGCGAGTGGACCGGCGCGGCCAGCGACAAGTTCGAGTGGGACTTTTCCATCTTCGACCGCTACGTCCAGCTCATGATGGACGCCGGGATCAAGGAAAAGATCGACATGTACGCCCTGGTGATGGGCCCCGGCTCGACCCAGGACGCCAATATCCGCTACCTGGACACCACGAGCGGCCAGTACCGCACCGCCGAGCTCAAAGTGGGTGAGCCGCGCTGGGCCGAGGCCTGGAAAGCGTTCCTGCCCGCCCTGCGCACACATCTGAAGGAAAAGGGCTGGTTCGAGATCGCCGAGCTGGGGTTCGATGAGAAGACCCCCGAGGTAATGAAAGTGATTTTCGATTTCCTCCTCGCCAACGCCAAGGATTTCCGGGTCGCCCTGTCCGGCGGATTCCCGGGCGATGAGCGCAAGTGGGGCGATGAGATCGTGTTCCATATCACAGAAATCCTGGACCCGCAGCGCTGGAAAGAGATCAAGCCGCTGGTGGAGAAGATGCACGCCGATCCGAAGCGCTATGTCACGCTGTACACCGCCTGCAATCCCTATTACCCCAACACGTTCATCTACTCCAGCCTCCGCGAGAGCCGTCTGATGGCCTGGCTGGCCTGGAGCTGGGGGTTCGACGGTTACACGCGCTGGGCGGTGAACGCTTTCCCGGAGAATGTCTGGGAGCAGCCCAACTACAAGTGGCACTCCGGGGACATGTATTTCGTGTATCCGGGGCCGGACGGCCCCCTGGACAGCATGCGCTGGGAACTCCTGCGCCAGGGCATCCAGGACTACGAGGCATTGCATATCGCCTGGAAAGCGGCCGAGAAAGCCGGACGCGCCGACCTTCTGGACAACCTTCGCCGTGCCGTGGAGGAGGGCTCCATGCTGGATGCCTGCCATGTGATGCCTCCCATCGCCGAGGCGCGCGAGGCAGTGAACGAGGTGCTGCGACAGCTCGGCCCGGCGCTGGAATGA